In one Diprion similis isolate iyDipSimi1 chromosome 6, iyDipSimi1.1, whole genome shotgun sequence genomic region, the following are encoded:
- the LOC124407619 gene encoding juvenile hormone esterase-like: MFVETVASLSCYNATAYLLEALFLSTCLANCGITSIKDGAIPAGEDWIRPETTIPQGTLRGINMVTHHGRRFFAFKGIPFAEPPVGDLRFKQAVPAGPWNGILDAGSNPNACIQREYELFGDEDCLYLNIYTPRIPSTENSTLLPVMVYIYGGRFKCGTSTPERWSPRFLLDKDVVLLVPNYRFGILGFLTTGDEVSPGNNQLKDIVQALKWTQENIKYFGGDPDQVTIFGGSSAAINIQFLTLSPLTKGLYHRYITQSGSTVTPIAPEPWSVAAHRVTKLGEYLGCSTDTSTILLDCLRSFNGSYLYDTEIVLREMKLFTFLSWIPVIEPDVEGALLTDSPANLLAAGKKHDIPWMSLASRDEGLVVTAEYYDRPDLAERFLNSVETFLLQMFRYDTWAPDAAAYTAAVKSFYNLNDPTADRRSLLNHFTKLITDALYIYPVYQEIEQHVADAAYKNPVYLCAFDYRGAFSYSYYYSGGNAEDLGVAHSDDLNYLLPGPKEMFGPPGTEFTETDLRIVDAMVELWTSFATNGLPTTAALNGNVIWEPYSSGKKYLQIGNGSDARVEVKSGFHEERMQFWKKFYAGTL, translated from the exons ATGTTTGTCGAAACGGTCGCTTCGCTGTCGTGTTACAATGCAACCGCCTACCTGTTGGAGGCACTTTTCCTGAGCACATGTCTTGCAAACTGTGGTATTACTTCGATAAAAGATGGAGCGATTCCTGCGGGCGAAGACTGGATTCGTCCGGAAACGACGATACCTCAGGGAACACTCAGAGGTATAAACATGGTCACACACCACGGTAGAAGATTCTTCGCCTTCAAGGGAATCCCGTTTGCTGAGCCGCCAGTTGGGGATCTTAG GTTTAAGCAAGCTGTACCGGCTGGTCCTTGGAATGGGATTCTAGACGCTGGCAGTAATCCCAACGCGTGCATTCAACGGGAATACGAGCTCTTTGGGGACGAAGACTGCCTTTATCTCAATATTTATACTCCACGG ATTCCGTCGACCGAAAATTCGACGTTACTCCCAGTGATGGTCTACATCTATGGTGGACGATTCAAATGTGGAACGAGCACTCCTGAGCGATGGAGTCCACGGTTCCTTCTTGATAAGGACGTAGTGCTCCTCGTCCCCAATTATCGTTTTGGAATACTAGGATTTTTGACTACGGGTGACGAAGTATCACCGGGAAACAATCAATTGAAAGACATAGTTCAAGCTTTGAAATGGACCCAAGAAAACATCAAGTATTTTGGTGGCGATCCCGATCAAGTCACAATCTTTGGTGGAAGTTCGGCAGCCATtaacattcaatttttaacgTTATCTCCGTTGACAAAAG GACTCTATCATAGGTACATTACACAAAGCGGATCAACAGTCACCCCAATAGCTCCAGAACCGTGGTCGGTGGCTGCCCATCGCGTAACTAAGTTGGGCGAATACCTTGGTTGTTCAACCGATACGTCGACCATCCTTCTCGATTGTCTAAGAAGTTTCAACGGGTCATATCTGTACGATACCGAGATCGTGCTGagggaaatgaaattattcacttTCTTGAGCTGGATTCCAGTAATCGAGCCTGATGTAGAAGGCGCGTTGCTTACGGATAGTCCAGCGAATCTTCTCGCCGCCGGCAAAAAACATGATATACCTTGGATGTCCCTCGCATCTCGGGATGAAGGACTTGTTGTTACAGCAG AGTACTACGACAGGCCAGATCTAGCTGAGAGATTTTTAAACAGCGTCGAGACTTTCCTGCTACAAATGTTCAGATATGACACTTGGGCACCTGATGCAGCAGCCTACACTGCTGCTGTTAAGTCGTTCTATAACTTAAACGATCCAACTGCTGACAGAAGATCG CTACTGAATCACTTTACGAAGCTCATTACTGACGCTTTGTATATTTATCCCGTCTATCAAGAAATTGAGCAGCATGTAGCAGATGCAGCGTACAAGAATCCGGTTTACCTATGCGCTTTTGACTACAGGGGTGCTTTCAGCTACAGCTACTATTATAGTGGAGGTAACGCAGAGGATTTGGGTGTAGCACACAGTGACGATTTGAATTATCTCCTTCCTGGACCAAAGGAAATGTTTGGACCTCCAGGCACTGAATTCACTGAAACTGACTTGAGAATTGTTGATGCAATGGTAGAGCTATGGACGTCGTTTGCTACGAATGG GTTGCCGACTACTGCAGCTCTGAATGGCAACGTGATTTGGGAACCATACTCATCgggtaaaaaatatcttcagaTCGGAAATGGATCCGATGCTAGAGTTGAGGTTAAAAGTGGTTTTCACGAAGAGCGAATGCAGTTTTGGAAAAAGTTCTACGCTGGTACATTATAG